The genomic DNA AACAAAGAAATGGAACCCGCAACCATAATGGGCATAGTTATTGCCGCTATTTTGATCCTCCTTACCGCCCTCTCTATCTATACTGCCTTTGGCCCTCCGTCCGCCCAACTTAGTGATCCCTTTGAAGATCATGAAGACTA from Geminocystis sp. M7585_C2015_104 includes the following:
- the psbN gene encoding photosystem II reaction center protein PsbN; this translates as MEPATIMGIVIAAILILLTALSIYTAFGPPSAQLSDPFEDHED